Proteins found in one Triticum urartu cultivar G1812 chromosome 4, Tu2.1, whole genome shotgun sequence genomic segment:
- the LOC125550372 gene encoding RNA polymerase sigma factor sigF, chloroplastic isoform X3 produces MNSSRSLLSSPLFPTSSPNFRPEAHLVWAVPMIHDSTGGRASTACHYSPSLVAEEQQAHSSVSLKGEKALLEFLLDMALEQHTEGKSLTGQDGAEGEFESYLRGLQRQVIYQQAFGEKNNFTCAITSTSTPSAKSVSSLDLNATSATLMKEVAFLAHGSGTSATQLNVPPPVTTSVETNHLHEKLLSNGQVFIRSTRLLERRSKKRNVPRASTSSTDVVQCGVADSKKKDRPKKYGRVLGPDEPFRLFLRDRETTEFLTAKEERHLFSQIQNLMKLEEAQRRLEAQCGREPTLPEWAQAVGMSCKELQSSIHIGRRCREKMARSNFRLVIHVARKYQGYGLDIEDLVQDGCCGLMKTFEKFNPSKGCRFPTYAYWWIRQAIKKSIFKHSRLIRLPESVYARLKKVGKARLECILEGEQPTNQNVARRAGITIEKLAKLKAKTRKPRSMQDQVWSNDAVTFQEITEDPNIDPPDLVVDRIMMRQQVREFLGILSTREKEIIEHRFGIYDGEPKTLHVIGDMYGLSKERIRQLQNRALDKLKRSVSTQGFDVYLDLLTSNG; encoded by the exons ATGAATTCCAGCCGGAGCCTGCTCTCGTCGCCGCTCTTCCCCACCTCCTCTCCAAACTTCAG GCCTGAAGCTCATCTGGTTTGGGCAGTTCCGATGATACATGACAGCACCGGCGGCCGGGCATCCACCGCCTGCCACTACTCGCCATCGCTGGTGGCCGAGGAGCAGCAAGCCCACAGCTCCGTATCCCTCAAGGGCGAAAAGGCCTTGCTGGAGTTCCTGCTGGACATG GCTTTGGAGCAGCACACAGAAGGGAAGAGCCTCACCGGCCAAGATGGGGCGGAGGGCGAGTTCGAGAGCTATTTGCGGGGCCTGCAGCGCCAAGTCATTTACCAGCAGGCGTTTGG TGAAAAGAACAACTTTACTTGTGCAATCACTTCAACTTCAACGCCGTCAGCGAAATCAGTTTCAAGTTTGGATCTTAATGCAACCTCAGCGACCTTGATGAAGGAGGTGGCATTTTTAGCACATGGATCAGGCACTTCAGCCACCCAGCTGAATGTACCGCCACCGGTTACAACAAGTGTGGAGACCAACCACCTGCATGAGAAACTGCTCAGCAATGGGCAAGTGTTCATTCGGTCTACACGGTTGCTCGAGAGAAGATCGAAGAAACGCAATGTTCCTCGAGCATCAACAAGCAGCACTGATGTTGTCCAGTGCGGTGTCGCCGACTCGAAGAAGAAAGACAGACCAAAGAAGTATGGCCGGGTTCTCGGTCCAGATGAACCCTTCAGGTTGTTCCTACGAGACCGCGAGACGACAGAGTTCTTGACGGCAAAGGAAGAGAGGCACTTGTTCAGCCAGATACAG AATCTTATGAAACTGGAGGAGGCTCAGCGTAGGCTAGAAGCGCAATGTGGCCGCGAGCCGACGCTTCCCGAGTGGGCTCAGGCCGTAGGAATGAGCTGCAAGGAACTGCAGTCGTCCATACACATCGGAAGGCGCTGCAGGGAGAAGATGGCCCGCTCCAACTTCCGCCTTGTCATACACGTAGCTAGGAAATACCAGGGATATGGCCTTGACATTGAGGACCTAGTTCAG GATGGGTGCTGTGGGTTGATGAAGACCTTCGAGAAATTCAATCCAAGCAAGGGATGCAGGTTCCCGACGTACGCGTACTGGTGGATACGCCAAGCAATCAAAAAGTCTATCTTCAAGCATTCGAGACTGATTCGGTTGCCG GAGAGTGTGTATGCACGTCTGAAAAAGGTGGGGAAAGCGAGGCTGGAGTGCATCTTGGAAGGGGAGCAGCCTACTAACCAAAATGTAGCTAGGCGTGCCGGCATCACGATCGAGAAGCTGGCGAAACTCAAAGCGAAGACCAGAAAGCCACGATCAATGCaggatcaagtctggtccaacgACGCAGTCACCTTCCAG GAGATCACGGAGGACCCGAACATTGACCCACCGGACCTGGTGGTGGACAGGATAATGATGAGGCAGCAGGTGCGGGAGTTCCTGGGCATCCTGAGCACGAGGGAGAAGGAGATCATCGAGCACCGGTTCGGGATCTACGACGGCGAGCCCAAGACGCTCCACGTGATCGGCGACATGTACGGCCTGTCCAAGGAGCGGATCCGGCAGCTCCAGAACCGGGCGCTGGACAAGCTCAAGAGGAGCGTGTCCACGCAGGGGTTCGACGTCTACTTGGACCTGCTGACCTCGAATGGCTAG
- the LOC125553440 gene encoding uncharacterized protein LOC125553440, with protein sequence MAPPSRAALKVCFLRVCEHFIFTPPNKKIVYLILFLVFSLLQRPMDSDEDNVVLTRSARAKKARNSSTPSAPVPLPLLRHPHPPADDDVVVDAAKALRIFFNVVDSVPAQNLLRLHFASETAICGKLFMATTALMALLGHKHYDISESPAGVMYVSTRSIEDAAMLESQVHAAFGVILSFHRVSTVDREFCYARGDAAAFKLYEHDRF encoded by the exons ATGGCCCCTCCCTCTAGAGCAGCTTTGAAGGTTTGCTTCCTTCGTGTGTGCGAACACTTTATTTTCACCCCGCCAAACAAAAAAATCGTTTACTTAATTTTGTTCCTTGTTTTTTCGTTGCTCCAGCGCCCCATGGACAGCGATGAAGACAATGTTGTTCTCACCAG GTCGGCTAGAGCTAAGAAGGCAAGGAACTCGTCAACTCCTTCAGCGCCTGTCCCCCTGCCGCTCCTACGTCACCCTCACCCCCCTGCGGACGATGATGTCGTTGTCGATGCAGCCAAAGCATTGCGCATCTTCTTCAACGTCGTTGATTCTGTCCCAGCTCAGAATCTCCTAAGGCTCCACTTCGCTTCTGAGACAGCTATTTGTGGCAAGCTCTTCATGGCTACGACTGCTCTCATGGCTTTGCTCGGCCACAAGCACTACGACATATCAGAGAGCCCCGCCGGTGTTATGTATGTTTCTACTAGAAGCATCGAGGACGCCGCGATGCTCGAATCGCAAGTGCATGCTGCGTTCGGTGTCATACTGTCCTTCCATCGCGTGTCTACGGTCGACCGCGAGTTTTGTTATGCACGCGGCGATGCTGCTGCGTTCAAGCTGTATGAGCACGACCGTTTCTGA
- the LOC125550372 gene encoding RNA polymerase sigma factor sigF, chloroplastic isoform X2, translating into MNSSRSLLSSPLFPTSSPNFRSSPSPSRTSVPMIHDSTGGRASTACHYSPSLVAEEQQAHSSVSLKGEKALLEFLLDMALEQHTEGKSLTGQDGAEGEFESYLRGLQRQVIYQQAFGEKNNFTCAITSTSTPSAKSVSSLDLNATSATLMKEVAFLAHGSGTSATQLNVPPPVTTSVETNHLHEKLLSNGQVFIRSTRLLERRSKKRNVPRASTSSTDVVQCGVADSKKKDRPKKYGRVLGPDEPFRLFLRDRETTEFLTAKEERHLFSQIQNLMKLEEAQRRLEAQCGREPTLPEWAQAVGMSCKELQSSIHIGRRCREKMARSNFRLVIHVARKYQGYGLDIEDLVQDGCCGLMKTFEKFNPSKGCRFPTYAYWWIRQAIKKSIFKHSRLIRLPESVYARLKKVGKARLECILEGEQPTNQNVARRAGITIEKLAKLKAKTRKPRSMQDQVWSNDAVTFQEITEDPNIDPPDLVVDRIMMRQQVREFLGILSTREKEIIEHRFGIYDGEPKTLHVIGDMYGLSKERIRQLQNRALDKLKRSVSTQGFDVYLDLLTSNG; encoded by the exons ATGAATTCCAGCCGGAGCCTGCTCTCGTCGCCGCTCTTCCCCACCTCCTCTCCAAACTTCAGGTCCTCCCCATCCCCCTCCCGCACCTCAG TTCCGATGATACATGACAGCACCGGCGGCCGGGCATCCACCGCCTGCCACTACTCGCCATCGCTGGTGGCCGAGGAGCAGCAAGCCCACAGCTCCGTATCCCTCAAGGGCGAAAAGGCCTTGCTGGAGTTCCTGCTGGACATG GCTTTGGAGCAGCACACAGAAGGGAAGAGCCTCACCGGCCAAGATGGGGCGGAGGGCGAGTTCGAGAGCTATTTGCGGGGCCTGCAGCGCCAAGTCATTTACCAGCAGGCGTTTGG TGAAAAGAACAACTTTACTTGTGCAATCACTTCAACTTCAACGCCGTCAGCGAAATCAGTTTCAAGTTTGGATCTTAATGCAACCTCAGCGACCTTGATGAAGGAGGTGGCATTTTTAGCACATGGATCAGGCACTTCAGCCACCCAGCTGAATGTACCGCCACCGGTTACAACAAGTGTGGAGACCAACCACCTGCATGAGAAACTGCTCAGCAATGGGCAAGTGTTCATTCGGTCTACACGGTTGCTCGAGAGAAGATCGAAGAAACGCAATGTTCCTCGAGCATCAACAAGCAGCACTGATGTTGTCCAGTGCGGTGTCGCCGACTCGAAGAAGAAAGACAGACCAAAGAAGTATGGCCGGGTTCTCGGTCCAGATGAACCCTTCAGGTTGTTCCTACGAGACCGCGAGACGACAGAGTTCTTGACGGCAAAGGAAGAGAGGCACTTGTTCAGCCAGATACAG AATCTTATGAAACTGGAGGAGGCTCAGCGTAGGCTAGAAGCGCAATGTGGCCGCGAGCCGACGCTTCCCGAGTGGGCTCAGGCCGTAGGAATGAGCTGCAAGGAACTGCAGTCGTCCATACACATCGGAAGGCGCTGCAGGGAGAAGATGGCCCGCTCCAACTTCCGCCTTGTCATACACGTAGCTAGGAAATACCAGGGATATGGCCTTGACATTGAGGACCTAGTTCAG GATGGGTGCTGTGGGTTGATGAAGACCTTCGAGAAATTCAATCCAAGCAAGGGATGCAGGTTCCCGACGTACGCGTACTGGTGGATACGCCAAGCAATCAAAAAGTCTATCTTCAAGCATTCGAGACTGATTCGGTTGCCG GAGAGTGTGTATGCACGTCTGAAAAAGGTGGGGAAAGCGAGGCTGGAGTGCATCTTGGAAGGGGAGCAGCCTACTAACCAAAATGTAGCTAGGCGTGCCGGCATCACGATCGAGAAGCTGGCGAAACTCAAAGCGAAGACCAGAAAGCCACGATCAATGCaggatcaagtctggtccaacgACGCAGTCACCTTCCAG GAGATCACGGAGGACCCGAACATTGACCCACCGGACCTGGTGGTGGACAGGATAATGATGAGGCAGCAGGTGCGGGAGTTCCTGGGCATCCTGAGCACGAGGGAGAAGGAGATCATCGAGCACCGGTTCGGGATCTACGACGGCGAGCCCAAGACGCTCCACGTGATCGGCGACATGTACGGCCTGTCCAAGGAGCGGATCCGGCAGCTCCAGAACCGGGCGCTGGACAAGCTCAAGAGGAGCGTGTCCACGCAGGGGTTCGACGTCTACTTGGACCTGCTGACCTCGAATGGCTAG
- the LOC125550372 gene encoding RNA polymerase sigma factor sigF, chloroplastic isoform X1, translating to MNSSRSLLSSPLFPTSSPNFRSSPSPSRTSAHLVWAVPMIHDSTGGRASTACHYSPSLVAEEQQAHSSVSLKGEKALLEFLLDMALEQHTEGKSLTGQDGAEGEFESYLRGLQRQVIYQQAFGEKNNFTCAITSTSTPSAKSVSSLDLNATSATLMKEVAFLAHGSGTSATQLNVPPPVTTSVETNHLHEKLLSNGQVFIRSTRLLERRSKKRNVPRASTSSTDVVQCGVADSKKKDRPKKYGRVLGPDEPFRLFLRDRETTEFLTAKEERHLFSQIQNLMKLEEAQRRLEAQCGREPTLPEWAQAVGMSCKELQSSIHIGRRCREKMARSNFRLVIHVARKYQGYGLDIEDLVQDGCCGLMKTFEKFNPSKGCRFPTYAYWWIRQAIKKSIFKHSRLIRLPESVYARLKKVGKARLECILEGEQPTNQNVARRAGITIEKLAKLKAKTRKPRSMQDQVWSNDAVTFQEITEDPNIDPPDLVVDRIMMRQQVREFLGILSTREKEIIEHRFGIYDGEPKTLHVIGDMYGLSKERIRQLQNRALDKLKRSVSTQGFDVYLDLLTSNG from the exons ATGAATTCCAGCCGGAGCCTGCTCTCGTCGCCGCTCTTCCCCACCTCCTCTCCAAACTTCAGGTCCTCCCCATCCCCCTCCCGCACCTCAG CTCATCTGGTTTGGGCAGTTCCGATGATACATGACAGCACCGGCGGCCGGGCATCCACCGCCTGCCACTACTCGCCATCGCTGGTGGCCGAGGAGCAGCAAGCCCACAGCTCCGTATCCCTCAAGGGCGAAAAGGCCTTGCTGGAGTTCCTGCTGGACATG GCTTTGGAGCAGCACACAGAAGGGAAGAGCCTCACCGGCCAAGATGGGGCGGAGGGCGAGTTCGAGAGCTATTTGCGGGGCCTGCAGCGCCAAGTCATTTACCAGCAGGCGTTTGG TGAAAAGAACAACTTTACTTGTGCAATCACTTCAACTTCAACGCCGTCAGCGAAATCAGTTTCAAGTTTGGATCTTAATGCAACCTCAGCGACCTTGATGAAGGAGGTGGCATTTTTAGCACATGGATCAGGCACTTCAGCCACCCAGCTGAATGTACCGCCACCGGTTACAACAAGTGTGGAGACCAACCACCTGCATGAGAAACTGCTCAGCAATGGGCAAGTGTTCATTCGGTCTACACGGTTGCTCGAGAGAAGATCGAAGAAACGCAATGTTCCTCGAGCATCAACAAGCAGCACTGATGTTGTCCAGTGCGGTGTCGCCGACTCGAAGAAGAAAGACAGACCAAAGAAGTATGGCCGGGTTCTCGGTCCAGATGAACCCTTCAGGTTGTTCCTACGAGACCGCGAGACGACAGAGTTCTTGACGGCAAAGGAAGAGAGGCACTTGTTCAGCCAGATACAG AATCTTATGAAACTGGAGGAGGCTCAGCGTAGGCTAGAAGCGCAATGTGGCCGCGAGCCGACGCTTCCCGAGTGGGCTCAGGCCGTAGGAATGAGCTGCAAGGAACTGCAGTCGTCCATACACATCGGAAGGCGCTGCAGGGAGAAGATGGCCCGCTCCAACTTCCGCCTTGTCATACACGTAGCTAGGAAATACCAGGGATATGGCCTTGACATTGAGGACCTAGTTCAG GATGGGTGCTGTGGGTTGATGAAGACCTTCGAGAAATTCAATCCAAGCAAGGGATGCAGGTTCCCGACGTACGCGTACTGGTGGATACGCCAAGCAATCAAAAAGTCTATCTTCAAGCATTCGAGACTGATTCGGTTGCCG GAGAGTGTGTATGCACGTCTGAAAAAGGTGGGGAAAGCGAGGCTGGAGTGCATCTTGGAAGGGGAGCAGCCTACTAACCAAAATGTAGCTAGGCGTGCCGGCATCACGATCGAGAAGCTGGCGAAACTCAAAGCGAAGACCAGAAAGCCACGATCAATGCaggatcaagtctggtccaacgACGCAGTCACCTTCCAG GAGATCACGGAGGACCCGAACATTGACCCACCGGACCTGGTGGTGGACAGGATAATGATGAGGCAGCAGGTGCGGGAGTTCCTGGGCATCCTGAGCACGAGGGAGAAGGAGATCATCGAGCACCGGTTCGGGATCTACGACGGCGAGCCCAAGACGCTCCACGTGATCGGCGACATGTACGGCCTGTCCAAGGAGCGGATCCGGCAGCTCCAGAACCGGGCGCTGGACAAGCTCAAGAGGAGCGTGTCCACGCAGGGGTTCGACGTCTACTTGGACCTGCTGACCTCGAATGGCTAG